A genomic stretch from Streptomyces venezuelae ATCC 10712 includes:
- a CDS encoding DUF6531 domain-containing protein — translation MAVTVPDWADTLLDLVGVNWPNVDEDAYRDMADALREFADDLADDGQLANNHMERLLSSGHGEAMEALNEHWTKVKGKHLKDMVSAARTIADALDLAAGAIEGMKWKAVAELGVLAGQTGLALALIPVTGGLSALLGAGAIAFTKKQLLKLITEAMEEAVGHIVSVMTEPVVAALENMAADLVVQVSMDALGVQNGVDLDQTKQAGKDGLNLASAGGGSGGGGKGKGFHIEHDEHEQAGTKLNGVSTGIHGKTAGKLTKAKGHQRRNRGRDDIADALDPVIEKAMGALVKSAKTMGDHIGDTLPKAVKKISVDHKNNDDATRDRLARQHKGDHDDTKGGNGKPGPGGRGGDSDVRTRPNALRNARGDAQRNSIPLDKTHCEGDPIDVATGEMILAQTDLDLPGVLPLTLRRVHLSQYRYGQWFGRSWASTLDERLEVDPTGGGLIWAREDGSLLVYPRVPAAGDEAVLPVEGPRLPLSYSEEADARTTFRVTDPATGLCRYFTGDPYAVSTAYWLSEIEDRHGNGITFARRPDGSPSAVTHDGGYQVQISTEGSRITALALRTPAGPTTVLSYGYDEHGDLTGVTNSSGLPSRFTYDDDARITSWTDRNDSTFRYVYDSAGRVVETVGPDGIMSATLTYDHADETDRITRYTDSTGATTAFRFDARYRLVAWTDPLGHTSTTAYDAHDRVVSATDPLGATVRIAYDDEGRPTTVTRPDGLVTSVSYNELGLPTTVTEPNGATWHHRYDEHGNRVALIDPAGAGTTYTYNGRGAAIGITDPLGNTVTVDRDPAGLPIGLTDPTGAVTRCAYDAFGRLVDLTDPLGGHTRLTWSVEGALTSRTTADDRTERWTYDGEGNCLRHTDPSGRTTEFAYTHFDLPTEIRNPDGARIAFRHDTERRLTGMTDAQGLTWGYTYDASGRLVSETDYDGGTTAYSYDAAGMLTGRTNALGQTTTYRYDTVGNLVEKDIAGHRVRYAHDPEGRLLRAESPDSVLEYAYDVVGRVVAETIDGRTVATTCDAAGRRLTRTTPSGTVTRQSYGEAGHRESLTVAGRTLRFTHDAVGRETSRTLDDVFRLAHTWNPVGRLEAQVLTPLTPAAPDPAAADSAAAPERRRERRYGWDPDGRLLAVTGSRATRRTFSLDGTGRVLAAEGPGWQESYAYDAAGNQRHASWPSAMPGAEATGERRYEGSRLVGAGTVRYAYDAQGRVVLRQKTRLSRKPDTWHYTWDAEDRLTAVTTPDGTRWRYRYDPLGRRVAKQRLAADGESVVEETLFSWDGSTLVEQTTRGPNSTEAVHLTWEHDGYRPLLQVESKSAADAPQDIVDQRFFALVTDIVGTPTEMVDETGHIAWHSRSTVWGVTVWNRDASAYTPLRFPGQYHDPETGLHHNYFRHYDPETARYLTLDPLGLDPGPNPFAYVDNPLTLQDPLGLKPCDESDPTWGGRVRFSTGPGGRSGTMRAKIEPGMTGGKTKPPTNVVGYQKYKGWNKTHLLGAQIGGSNKDTRNFVAMHRNANSPVMKAIEDQIRHAVDKNNETIDYTVTPIYRTNDPTDLVPVGLTIHATGNKGFRFIPYEGASPTNHITILNVPKP, via the coding sequence ATGGCTGTCACGGTGCCGGACTGGGCGGACACACTTCTCGACCTGGTGGGGGTGAACTGGCCGAACGTCGACGAGGACGCGTACCGCGACATGGCGGACGCGCTGCGGGAGTTCGCGGACGACCTGGCCGATGACGGCCAGCTCGCCAACAACCACATGGAGCGTCTGCTGTCGTCGGGTCACGGCGAGGCGATGGAAGCGCTCAACGAGCACTGGACCAAGGTCAAGGGCAAGCACCTGAAGGACATGGTGTCCGCGGCCCGTACGATCGCGGACGCGCTCGACCTGGCGGCGGGCGCGATCGAGGGAATGAAGTGGAAGGCGGTCGCCGAGCTCGGCGTGCTGGCCGGACAGACCGGCCTCGCCCTGGCGTTGATCCCCGTGACGGGCGGTCTGTCGGCGCTGCTGGGCGCCGGCGCGATCGCCTTCACGAAGAAGCAGCTGCTGAAGCTGATCACGGAGGCGATGGAGGAGGCCGTCGGCCACATCGTCTCGGTCATGACGGAGCCGGTCGTGGCGGCGCTGGAGAACATGGCCGCGGACCTGGTCGTCCAGGTGAGCATGGACGCGCTGGGCGTCCAGAACGGTGTGGACCTCGACCAGACGAAGCAGGCGGGCAAGGACGGCCTCAACCTGGCCTCCGCCGGAGGCGGCAGCGGTGGCGGCGGCAAGGGCAAGGGCTTCCACATCGAGCACGACGAGCACGAGCAGGCCGGGACGAAGCTGAACGGGGTGAGCACCGGCATCCACGGCAAGACCGCGGGCAAGCTCACCAAGGCCAAGGGGCACCAGCGCCGCAACCGGGGCCGGGACGACATCGCCGACGCGCTCGACCCGGTGATCGAGAAGGCCATGGGCGCGCTGGTGAAGTCCGCCAAGACCATGGGCGACCACATCGGCGACACGCTGCCCAAGGCCGTCAAGAAGATCTCCGTCGACCACAAGAACAACGACGACGCCACGCGCGACCGCCTCGCCCGGCAGCACAAGGGCGACCACGACGACACCAAGGGCGGAAACGGCAAGCCGGGACCGGGCGGACGCGGCGGCGACTCCGACGTCCGCACCCGCCCCAACGCCCTGCGCAACGCCCGCGGGGACGCGCAGCGCAACAGCATCCCGCTGGACAAGACCCACTGCGAGGGCGATCCCATCGACGTCGCGACGGGAGAGATGATCCTGGCGCAGACCGACCTCGACCTGCCCGGCGTCCTGCCGCTGACCCTACGCCGCGTCCACCTCTCGCAGTACCGCTACGGCCAGTGGTTCGGCCGCAGTTGGGCCTCCACCCTGGACGAGCGCCTTGAGGTCGACCCGACGGGCGGCGGGCTCATATGGGCCCGGGAGGACGGCAGCCTCCTCGTCTACCCCCGCGTCCCCGCCGCCGGAGACGAGGCCGTCCTGCCCGTCGAAGGCCCGCGCCTGCCGCTCTCGTACAGCGAGGAGGCCGACGCCCGGACGACGTTCCGCGTCACCGATCCCGCCACCGGACTCTGCCGGTACTTCACCGGCGACCCGTACGCGGTGTCCACGGCGTACTGGCTCAGCGAGATCGAGGACCGCCACGGCAACGGCATCACCTTCGCCCGCCGCCCGGACGGCTCCCCGAGCGCCGTCACCCACGACGGCGGCTACCAGGTGCAGATCAGCACCGAAGGCAGCCGGATCACGGCACTCGCGCTGCGCACCCCGGCGGGCCCCACCACCGTCCTGAGCTACGGCTACGACGAGCACGGCGACCTCACCGGGGTCACCAACTCCTCCGGCCTTCCCTCCCGGTTCACGTACGACGACGACGCCCGGATCACGTCGTGGACCGACCGCAACGACAGCACGTTCCGCTATGTGTACGACTCCGCCGGCCGGGTCGTCGAGACCGTCGGCCCCGACGGCATCATGTCCGCCACGCTGACCTACGACCACGCCGACGAGACCGACCGCATCACCCGCTACACCGACTCCACCGGGGCGACCACGGCGTTCCGCTTCGACGCCCGCTACCGGCTGGTGGCGTGGACGGACCCCCTCGGCCACACCAGCACCACGGCCTACGACGCCCACGACCGCGTGGTCTCCGCCACCGACCCGCTCGGCGCGACCGTCCGCATCGCCTACGACGACGAGGGACGCCCCACCACGGTGACCCGGCCCGACGGGCTGGTCACCAGCGTCTCGTACAACGAGCTCGGCCTGCCCACCACCGTGACCGAGCCCAACGGCGCGACCTGGCACCACCGTTACGACGAGCACGGCAACCGCGTCGCGCTCATCGACCCCGCGGGCGCCGGCACCACCTACACCTACAACGGGCGCGGCGCCGCCATCGGCATCACCGACCCGCTCGGCAACACGGTGACCGTCGACCGCGACCCGGCCGGCCTCCCCATCGGCCTCACGGACCCCACCGGCGCGGTCACCCGGTGCGCCTACGACGCCTTCGGCCGGCTGGTCGACCTCACCGACCCGCTCGGCGGCCACACCCGACTGACCTGGTCCGTCGAAGGCGCGCTCACCTCGCGCACCACCGCCGACGACCGCACCGAACGGTGGACGTACGACGGCGAGGGCAACTGCCTCCGCCACACCGACCCGTCGGGCCGGACCACCGAGTTCGCCTACACCCACTTCGACCTGCCGACCGAGATCAGGAACCCGGACGGCGCCCGGATCGCCTTCCGCCACGACACCGAGCGGCGGCTCACCGGGATGACCGACGCCCAGGGGCTCACCTGGGGCTACACCTACGACGCGAGCGGCCGGCTGGTCTCCGAGACCGACTACGACGGCGGCACCACGGCGTACTCCTACGACGCCGCCGGCATGCTCACCGGACGGACCAACGCGCTCGGGCAGACCACCACCTACCGGTACGACACCGTCGGCAACCTCGTCGAGAAGGACATCGCCGGCCACCGCGTCCGGTACGCGCACGACCCCGAAGGGCGCCTGCTGCGGGCCGAATCACCCGACTCCGTCCTCGAGTACGCGTACGACGTGGTCGGCCGGGTCGTCGCCGAGACCATCGACGGCAGGACCGTGGCCACCACCTGCGACGCCGCAGGCCGACGGCTCACCCGCACCACCCCGTCCGGGACCGTGACCCGCCAGTCGTACGGCGAGGCGGGCCACCGCGAGTCGCTCACCGTCGCCGGACGGACCCTGCGCTTCACCCACGACGCGGTCGGCCGCGAGACCTCCCGCACGCTCGACGACGTCTTCCGGCTCGCCCACACCTGGAACCCCGTCGGCCGTCTTGAGGCCCAGGTCCTCACCCCGCTCACCCCGGCCGCGCCCGACCCGGCCGCCGCGGACAGCGCCGCCGCGCCCGAGCGCCGGCGCGAGCGCCGGTACGGCTGGGACCCGGACGGGCGGCTGCTCGCCGTCACCGGCTCGCGCGCGACGCGGCGCACCTTCTCCCTCGACGGCACCGGACGCGTCCTCGCCGCCGAGGGCCCCGGCTGGCAGGAGAGCTACGCGTACGACGCGGCGGGCAACCAGCGCCACGCCAGCTGGCCCTCCGCCATGCCCGGCGCCGAGGCCACCGGCGAGCGGCGCTACGAGGGCAGCCGCCTGGTCGGCGCCGGGACCGTACGGTACGCGTACGACGCGCAGGGCCGGGTCGTGCTGCGGCAGAAGACCCGGCTGTCCCGCAAGCCGGACACCTGGCACTACACCTGGGACGCCGAGGACCGCCTCACGGCCGTCACCACCCCCGACGGAACCCGCTGGCGCTACCGCTACGACCCGCTCGGCCGACGCGTCGCCAAGCAACGCCTGGCGGCCGACGGCGAGAGCGTCGTCGAGGAGACGCTGTTCTCCTGGGACGGCAGCACCCTCGTCGAACAGACCACGCGCGGCCCGAACTCCACCGAGGCGGTCCATCTGACCTGGGAGCACGACGGCTACCGGCCGCTGCTCCAGGTCGAGAGCAAGTCCGCCGCCGACGCCCCGCAGGACATCGTCGACCAGCGCTTCTTCGCCCTCGTCACCGACATCGTCGGCACGCCGACCGAGATGGTCGACGAGACCGGACACATCGCCTGGCACAGCCGCAGCACCGTCTGGGGCGTCACCGTCTGGAACCGCGACGCCTCGGCGTACACCCCGCTGCGCTTCCCCGGCCAGTACCACGACCCGGAGACCGGACTCCACCACAACTACTTCCGCCACTACGACCCCGAGACGGCCCGCTACCTCACCCTCGACCCGCTCGGGCTCGACCCCGGCCCCAACCCGTTCGCCTACGTCGACAACCCGCTCACCCTCCAGGACCCGCTCGGCCTGAAGCCCTGCGACGAGTCCGACCCCACCTGGGGCGGCCGCGTCCGGTTCAGCACCGGACCCGGCGGCCGCTCCGGCACCATGCGGGCCAAGATCGAGCCGGGCATGACGGGCGGCAAGACCAAGCCGCCCACGAACGTCGTCGGCTACCAGAAGTACAAGGGCTGGAACAAGACCCACCTGCTCGGCGCGCAGATCGGCGGCTCCAACAAGGACACCCGCAACTTCGTCGCCATGCACCGCAACGCCAACAGCCCGGTCATGAAGGCCATCGAGGACCAGATCCGGCACGCCGTGGACAAGAACAACGAGACGATCGACTACACGGTGACACCGATCTACCGGACCAACGACCCCACCGATCTGGTCCCGGTCGGCCTGACCATCCACGCCACCGGGAACAAGGGGTTCCGGTTCATCCCCTACGAAGGCGCGTCCCCCACCAACCACATCACTATCCTGAACGTGCCCAAGCCCTGA
- a CDS encoding SMI1/KNR4 family protein yields MHPDVEQLTRIVPPPADRRPRAWTDVEARLGTALPEDFKDLVDTYGGGVFDETIWILEPDCADPDYDLLAMKEERAEVLARLWEIGPEPRPEQLEADGAGLLPFAYIEGTGAYLYWFTGKDVRPEDWTVLANAGRGPEWEYHPVPSTRFVLSVLTGEIHSDILDNLPVDDEDHSFDPNDEILGG; encoded by the coding sequence ATGCACCCTGACGTGGAACAGCTCACCCGGATCGTCCCGCCGCCGGCGGACCGTCGGCCGCGGGCCTGGACAGACGTCGAGGCCCGCCTGGGCACCGCCCTGCCCGAGGACTTCAAGGACCTCGTCGACACCTACGGCGGCGGTGTCTTCGACGAGACGATCTGGATCCTCGAACCCGACTGCGCCGACCCCGACTACGACCTCCTCGCCATGAAGGAGGAGCGCGCCGAGGTGCTGGCCCGGCTGTGGGAGATCGGCCCCGAGCCGCGCCCCGAGCAGCTGGAGGCCGACGGGGCCGGGCTGCTGCCCTTCGCGTACATCGAGGGGACCGGCGCCTATCTCTACTGGTTCACGGGCAAGGACGTCCGCCCCGAGGACTGGACGGTCCTGGCGAACGCGGGCCGTGGACCGGAGTGGGAGTACCACCCGGTGCCGAGCACCCGGTTCGTCCTGTCCGTGCTCACCGGCGAGATCCACTCCGACATCCTCGACAACCTGCCCGTCGACGACGAGGACCACAGCTTCGACCCGAACGACGAGATCCTGGGCGGGTGA
- a CDS encoding glycoside hydrolase family 64 protein, translating into MPARRRRARVARLVPLTAAAALIGTAVTLAGPSEPVEAAVPATIPLTFTNNSGRGDQVYVYNLGTELSTGRQGWADANGTFHPWPAGGPVPVPAPDAAITGPANGRSMTIRLPKFSGRIYFSYGQKLVFKVATGGLVQPAVQNPSDPNRDILFNWSEYTLNDSGLWINSTQVDMVSAPYAVGVKRPDGTVANTGRLKPGGYRGFFDALRGQPGGWANLVQTRPDGTVLRALAPGHGIEAGALPSGVMSDYINRVWSKYATSTLTVTPFANQPSVKYYGRVSGNVMNFTNSSGAVVTSFQKPDSDSVFGCYKHLDAPNDQVRGPISRTLCAGYNRSTLLTNPNQPDTGPAGFYQDAVTNHYSRKIHAQMADGKAYGFAFDDVGAHESLVHDGSPQQAYVTLDPFN; encoded by the coding sequence ATGCCCGCACGCCGCAGGCGCGCCCGCGTCGCCCGACTCGTCCCGCTGACCGCCGCCGCCGCGCTGATCGGCACCGCCGTCACCCTCGCCGGGCCCTCCGAGCCCGTCGAGGCCGCCGTCCCCGCGACCATTCCGCTGACCTTCACGAACAACTCCGGCCGCGGCGACCAGGTCTACGTCTACAACCTCGGCACCGAGCTCTCCACGGGCCGTCAGGGCTGGGCCGACGCGAACGGAACCTTCCACCCCTGGCCTGCCGGCGGCCCCGTTCCCGTCCCGGCGCCCGACGCGGCCATCACCGGCCCCGCCAACGGCCGTTCGATGACGATCCGGCTGCCCAAGTTCTCGGGCCGGATCTACTTCAGCTACGGACAGAAGCTGGTGTTCAAGGTGGCGACGGGCGGTCTCGTGCAGCCCGCCGTCCAGAACCCGAGCGACCCCAACCGCGACATCCTCTTCAACTGGTCCGAGTACACGCTGAACGACTCCGGTCTCTGGATCAACAGCACCCAGGTCGACATGGTCTCGGCGCCGTACGCGGTCGGCGTGAAGCGCCCCGACGGCACCGTCGCGAACACGGGCCGCCTCAAGCCCGGCGGCTACCGCGGCTTCTTCGACGCGCTGCGCGGCCAGCCCGGCGGCTGGGCCAACCTCGTACAGACCCGCCCCGACGGCACCGTGCTCCGCGCCCTGGCGCCGGGCCACGGCATCGAGGCCGGCGCGCTGCCCTCCGGCGTGATGAGCGACTACATCAACCGCGTGTGGAGCAAGTACGCCACCTCGACGCTGACCGTGACGCCCTTCGCGAACCAGCCCTCCGTGAAGTACTACGGCCGGGTCTCGGGGAACGTCATGAACTTCACCAACAGTTCCGGCGCCGTCGTCACCTCGTTCCAGAAGCCCGACTCCGACAGCGTCTTCGGCTGTTACAAGCACCTCGACGCCCCGAACGACCAGGTGCGCGGCCCCATTTCACGGACGCTCTGCGCCGGGTACAACCGCTCCACGCTGCTCACCAACCCGAACCAGCCGGACACCGGGCCGGCCGGCTTCTACCAGGACGCGGTGACCAACCACTACTCACGCAAGATCCACGCCCAGATGGCCGACGGCAAGGCGTACGGCTTCGCCTTCGACGACGTGGGCGCCCACGAGTCGCTGGTGCACGACGGCTCGCCGCAGCAGGCCTACGTCACGCTGGACCCGTTCAACTGA
- a CDS encoding methyltransferase domain-containing protein yields MTGGAPGDLGGDGIRDQGGGRYGEAVFRPEQAGEGDRIDYGALAYDDITMARLRALGVGPGWRCLDVGAGTGTVSRRLLDEAGVAGVLAVDRDVRFLRERRVPGLDVLEADITGPGFVPGRRFRLVHARFVLMHLPEPDALVTRLAELVEPGGVLVLSDAVDLTSDRTPDTPYTVAMRAMWRGLKDTIGTDVSWVPSYPRVLRGAGLEAVAAEIHVPPLTPGSPLSRFWADTWQRSRAAMLATGLVDDAAVDEAIRYLDSDACAALSAGMLTVWGRKPEGDGAPA; encoded by the coding sequence ATGACGGGCGGGGCGCCCGGCGACCTGGGCGGCGACGGGATCCGCGACCAGGGCGGCGGCCGCTACGGCGAGGCCGTGTTCCGCCCCGAACAGGCCGGTGAGGGCGACCGCATCGACTACGGCGCCCTCGCGTACGACGACATCACCATGGCGCGGCTGCGCGCGCTCGGCGTCGGCCCCGGCTGGCGGTGCCTCGACGTGGGCGCCGGTACGGGCACGGTGTCCCGGCGGCTCCTCGACGAGGCCGGGGTGGCGGGCGTGCTCGCCGTGGACCGCGACGTACGGTTCCTGAGGGAGCGGCGCGTGCCCGGGCTCGACGTGCTGGAGGCCGACATCACCGGCCCCGGCTTCGTCCCCGGCCGCCGGTTCCGGCTGGTGCACGCGCGGTTCGTGCTGATGCACCTGCCCGAGCCCGACGCCCTGGTGACCCGGCTCGCCGAACTCGTCGAGCCCGGCGGCGTGCTGGTGCTCAGCGACGCGGTCGACCTCACGAGCGACCGCACGCCCGACACGCCGTACACCGTGGCGATGCGGGCGATGTGGCGCGGCCTGAAGGACACCATCGGCACCGACGTCTCCTGGGTGCCGTCGTACCCGCGGGTGTTGCGCGGGGCGGGCCTCGAAGCCGTCGCCGCCGAGATCCACGTGCCGCCCCTGACGCCGGGCAGCCCCCTCAGCCGGTTCTGGGCCGACACCTGGCAGCGCAGCAGGGCGGCGATGCTGGCCACCGGCCTCGTCGACGACGCGGCCGTCGACGAGGCGATCCGTTACCTGGACTCCGACGCCTGCGCCGCGCTGTCGGCCGGCATGCTGACGGTCTGGGGCCGCAAGCCGGAGGGCGACGGCGCCCCCGCCTGA
- a CDS encoding glycosyltransferase 87 family protein yields the protein MPRIRPVPAVVLTSLLLFALTAGLAALLRGDAGGGAFLGGYLGAWALFVAAVVTLRSAPARAVVPLVVAGAVAVAAVGLVAGPRTSTDSYRYAWDGRVQAAGISPYDHAPADPELRPLRDAWLFPGAAACERGGAELAPLGDGGCTRINRPAVHTVYPPVAEGWFLLVHVLSPADARHKGLQTGAALLALAVTGVLVAALRRRGDPRRAALWAWCPAVPVEAVDNAHVDVLAVLFSVAALLVVARHRLAGGVLLGLAITSKLLPAVLLPGALSGVRRPRAALAVLAGAGVTVGALYLPYVLLSRSSVLGYLGGYAQEEGYDDAGAGGRYVLLRLVLPDSWAPPVAALALAVVAVAVWWRGDPERPWRGALVTTGTAFLLLTPGYSWYALLLIALVALDGRGEWLGVAVAGAVAYLLGGDAATAAYAVAAALPAGAAWVRRRARERPDRRPVRPPRPLPVRRGRAPQ from the coding sequence ATGCCCCGCATCCGCCCCGTACCCGCCGTCGTCCTCACCTCACTGCTGCTCTTCGCCCTGACCGCGGGGCTCGCCGCCCTGCTCCGGGGGGACGCCGGGGGCGGTGCCTTCCTGGGCGGCTACCTGGGGGCCTGGGCGCTGTTCGTGGCGGCGGTCGTCACGCTGCGCAGCGCGCCGGCGCGGGCGGTGGTGCCGCTGGTCGTGGCCGGCGCGGTCGCGGTCGCGGCCGTGGGGCTCGTGGCGGGGCCGCGCACCAGCACGGACTCGTACCGGTACGCCTGGGACGGTCGCGTGCAGGCCGCCGGCATCTCCCCGTACGACCACGCGCCCGCCGATCCGGAGCTCCGTCCACTGCGCGACGCGTGGCTCTTCCCCGGGGCCGCGGCGTGCGAGCGGGGCGGCGCCGAGCTCGCCCCGCTCGGCGACGGCGGGTGCACCCGCATCAACCGGCCCGCCGTGCACACCGTCTACCCGCCGGTCGCCGAGGGCTGGTTCCTGCTGGTCCACGTCCTGTCGCCGGCGGACGCCCGGCACAAGGGCCTCCAGACCGGCGCCGCCCTCCTCGCGCTCGCGGTGACGGGTGTGCTGGTCGCGGCGCTGCGCCGGCGGGGCGATCCCCGTCGCGCGGCCCTGTGGGCCTGGTGTCCGGCCGTCCCGGTCGAAGCCGTCGACAACGCCCATGTCGACGTGCTCGCCGTCCTGTTCTCGGTCGCGGCGCTGCTCGTCGTGGCGCGCCACCGGCTCGCCGGCGGTGTGCTGCTCGGTCTGGCGATCACGTCGAAGCTGCTGCCTGCCGTGCTGCTGCCGGGGGCGCTCTCCGGCGTGCGGCGCCCGCGTGCGGCGCTCGCGGTCCTCGCGGGCGCGGGGGTCACGGTCGGGGCGCTGTACCTGCCGTACGTCCTGCTGTCCCGGAGCTCCGTCCTCGGCTATCTCGGCGGCTACGCGCAGGAGGAGGGGTACGACGACGCGGGCGCGGGCGGCCGGTACGTACTGCTCCGGCTCGTCCTGCCGGACAGCTGGGCGCCGCCGGTGGCGGCGCTCGCCCTGGCGGTGGTCGCGGTGGCCGTGTGGTGGCGCGGCGACCCCGAACGCCCGTGGCGCGGCGCGCTGGTGACGACGGGCACGGCCTTCCTCCTCCTCACCCCCGGCTACTCCTGGTACGCCCTGCTCCTGATCGCCCTGGTGGCGCTCGACGGGCGCGGGGAGTGGCTGGGGGTCGCGGTCGCCGGGGCGGTCGCCTACCTGCTGGGCGGCGACGCGGCGACGGCGGCGTACGCGGTGGCGGCGGCCCTGCCGGCGGGCGCCGCGTGGGTACGGCGGCGGGCACGGGAACGACCGGACCGGCGGCCCGTCCGGCCGCCGCGTCCTCTTCCCGTGCGCCGGGGTCGCGCGCCCCAGTGA
- a CDS encoding molybdopterin-dependent oxidoreductase — protein sequence MTSRRPFRRLRRSASSPPRRQTPGAARSALSAVRPPVFTGRLHDARTATAVGRWLGAAFGVCFVTGLVSHYLQHPPDGLADDLPARPVWGYWLTQGLHVATGLAAIVLLLVKLWAVYPRLFVWPPVRSVRHALERLSVAVLVAAAVFELFTGLLNIAEWYPWPFSFIQVHFAVAWVVTGSILLHIAVKAPEIRDHWTRRSAGTLALPAEDATDRRSLLLGMGAAVGVVTLTTVGQTVPPLKALDLLAPRHPDHGPQGLPVNRTAAAAGVSASRLGAWRLEVAGPRPYTLTLDALRDMRQARARLPIACVEGWTVLADWGGVRVRDLVARAGGRPDRASLRVTSLELTGSYRVMEMGTDYVDDPLTLLALTLNGRPLSLDHGFPARIIAPNRPGVLQTKWVHRLEVR from the coding sequence ATGACCTCCCGCCGTCCCTTCCGCCGCCTCCGCCGCTCCGCGTCGTCGCCGCCCCGCCGGCAGACGCCCGGAGCAGCCCGCTCCGCGCTGTCCGCCGTCCGCCCGCCCGTCTTCACGGGGCGCCTGCACGACGCGCGGACGGCGACGGCCGTCGGACGGTGGCTCGGCGCAGCCTTCGGCGTCTGCTTCGTGACCGGCCTCGTCAGCCACTACCTCCAGCATCCGCCGGACGGCCTCGCCGACGACCTGCCCGCCCGGCCGGTGTGGGGCTACTGGCTCACCCAGGGCCTTCACGTGGCCACCGGCCTCGCCGCGATCGTGCTGCTCCTGGTCAAACTGTGGGCGGTGTACCCCCGCCTGTTCGTGTGGCCGCCGGTCCGGTCCGTACGGCACGCCCTTGAGCGGCTGTCCGTCGCGGTCCTGGTGGCCGCGGCCGTCTTCGAGTTGTTCACCGGCCTGCTCAACATCGCCGAGTGGTACCCCTGGCCGTTCTCCTTCATCCAGGTGCACTTCGCCGTCGCCTGGGTCGTGACCGGCTCGATCCTGCTCCACATCGCCGTCAAGGCCCCCGAGATCAGGGACCATTGGACCCGGCGCTCGGCGGGCACCCTCGCCCTCCCGGCCGAGGACGCCACCGACCGCCGCTCCCTGCTCCTCGGCATGGGCGCCGCCGTCGGTGTCGTCACGCTGACGACGGTGGGACAGACCGTCCCGCCCCTCAAGGCCCTCGACCTCCTCGCGCCCCGCCACCCCGACCACGGTCCGCAGGGACTGCCGGTCAACCGGACCGCGGCGGCCGCCGGCGTGTCGGCGAGCCGCCTCGGAGCATGGCGTCTGGAGGTCGCCGGCCCCCGTCCGTACACCCTCACCCTCGACGCGCTGCGGGACATGCGGCAGGCCCGGGCCCGGCTGCCGATCGCCTGCGTCGAGGGCTGGACCGTCCTGGCCGACTGGGGCGGGGTGCGGGTGCGCGACCTGGTGGCGCGGGCCGGCGGCCGGCCCGACCGCGCCTCGCTGCGGGTCACCTCCCTCGAACTGACCGGCTCCTACCGCGTGATGGAGATGGGCACGGACTACGTGGACGATCCGCTCACCCTGCTCGCCCTCACGCTCAACGGCCGGCCGCTCTCCCTCGACCACGGATTCCCGGCCAGGATCATCGCCCCCAACCGGCCGGGCGTCCTGCAGACCAAGTGGGTCCACCGGCTGGAGGTGCGATGA
- a CDS encoding class I SAM-dependent methyltransferase: protein MSGATTWCADPYTDALRAGRGPLFLRRDDGWLLPLEVERWCEEPDAADRSVLGRCRGTVLDIGSGPGRLVAALAAEGRRALGIDISPEAVSRTERLGGAALCRSVFDPLPAEGRWDTALLIDGNAGIGGDPAALLRRLRQVVSRTGLVIAECAPVDVDERCEVRVDDGRGGRGTPFPWARVGTRALAAHAARTGWSVAEAWTVADRPFLSLLPRQSPVPPRSRPRP from the coding sequence ATGAGCGGAGCGACGACCTGGTGCGCCGATCCGTACACCGACGCCCTGCGCGCCGGGCGCGGGCCGCTGTTCCTGCGCCGCGACGACGGCTGGCTCCTGCCCCTTGAGGTCGAGCGCTGGTGCGAGGAGCCGGACGCCGCCGACCGTTCGGTCCTGGGACGCTGCCGTGGCACGGTCCTCGACATCGGTTCCGGCCCCGGGCGGCTCGTCGCGGCCCTCGCCGCCGAGGGCCGCCGCGCGCTCGGCATCGACATCAGCCCGGAGGCGGTCTCCCGGACCGAACGCCTCGGGGGCGCGGCCCTGTGCCGCTCGGTCTTCGATCCGTTGCCGGCGGAGGGCCGCTGGGACACGGCGCTGCTGATCGACGGGAACGCGGGGATCGGCGGCGATCCCGCCGCGCTCCTGCGACGGCTGCGGCAGGTCGTGTCCCGCACCGGCCTCGTCATCGCCGAGTGCGCACCCGTGGACGTCGACGAGCGGTGTGAGGTGCGGGTCGACGACGGGCGCGGCGGTCGGGGAACTCCGTTCCCGTGGGCCCGGGTGGGTACCCGGGCCCTGGCCGCCCACGCGGCCCGTACGGGCTGGTCCGTGGCCGAGGCCTGGACGGTCGCGGACCGCCCCTTCCTGTCCCTGCTGCCCCGTCAGTCGCCGGTGCCGCCCCGCTCCCGACCTCGCCCCTGA